The following are encoded together in the Streptomyces sp. NBC_01465 genome:
- a CDS encoding transcriptional regulator: protein MPERTINPGQFGARGIRGSDAVARRLDDLAGGIATPVTVKRGLMARLNYLTRTPHARAAAKAAGLAVTDRTLNAWLKGKRRPNRASLEKIERAYLTVRRQNVAQHLLKRLNSGGGTRVEIHPLNQSQVARPHQRVVEYRQMNVRRWDSIVRAWAAGDEQGLDDAWTGDVLPDLGSQWGQYEMVTNVGFAA, encoded by the coding sequence GTGCCGGAGAGGACCATCAACCCCGGGCAGTTCGGCGCTCGAGGGATCAGAGGCAGTGACGCGGTCGCCCGCCGGCTCGACGACCTCGCCGGAGGGATCGCCACACCGGTGACCGTCAAGAGGGGGCTCATGGCCCGTCTCAACTACCTCACGCGTACCCCTCACGCCCGTGCGGCAGCGAAGGCCGCGGGCCTCGCCGTCACCGACCGCACCCTCAATGCCTGGCTGAAGGGGAAGCGCCGCCCCAACAGGGCCAGCCTGGAGAAGATCGAGCGGGCGTACCTGACGGTGCGTCGGCAGAACGTCGCCCAGCACCTGCTCAAGCGGCTCAACTCCGGGGGCGGTACACGGGTGGAGATCCATCCGCTGAACCAGTCCCAGGTGGCCCGCCCCCACCAGCGGGTCGTGGAGTACCGGCAGATGAACGTCCGGCGCTGGGACAGCATCGTCCGCGCCTGGGCGGCCGGCGACGAGCAGGGCCTGGACGACGCGTGGACCGGTGACGTTCTCCCCGACCTGGGCAGCCAGTGGGGGCAGTACGAGATGGTCACGAACGTCGGCTTCGCGGCCTGA
- a CDS encoding DUF6009 family protein yields MSALMETEQLAHETDLVWLEDTAALDYVRQSLDRLPTRRGKPAYHRAGRMVGYATLSGEARSSRASGTFLRRVFWLLPHDRDVQPAGLYSSGAPSEAVDPRTVAPRVKGYKTQRSEGGPASEAMRELGISLPKS; encoded by the coding sequence ATGAGTGCCCTCATGGAGACCGAACAGCTCGCCCACGAGACCGATCTCGTGTGGCTCGAGGACACCGCCGCCCTGGACTACGTACGGCAGAGCCTGGACCGGCTGCCGACGCGCCGCGGGAAACCCGCCTACCACCGTGCCGGCCGCATGGTCGGCTACGCGACCCTCAGCGGCGAAGCCAGGTCGTCCCGTGCCTCCGGCACCTTTCTGCGGCGGGTCTTCTGGTTGCTCCCGCACGACCGCGACGTACAGCCCGCCGGCCTGTACTCCTCGGGCGCACCGTCCGAGGCGGTCGACCCCAGGACCGTGGCGCCGCGCGTCAAGGGCTACAAGACGCAGCGCTCCGAAGGCGGCCCCGCCTCGGAGGCGATGCGCGAACTCGGCATCAGTCTCCCGAAGTCCTGA